ATACTTTGTATGGCCCAACCGATTGGCAGCAGAGTCGCTGCATCGCCAGAGCAGCGGCCACGCGGACCAATGCAGACGGTTCCAGACACTTCAGAAAGGCTGACGAGTGCCCGCAATTCAGCACCGACAGCCACCACACCCCGGACCTTGAAATCCGGTACAGAGGCTGCGTTCGGATCAATTTGAGAGGCTTCAACAGAAGAACTGATCACGGTTGGCGCGAAAGGGTCGGTTCGGCCTTCCGGCACGGATGACAAAACCTGCTCACGGGTGGGTAAGGGGGTTAGGCCGGTCGAGGGTGAAGCGGGACTTGGCAGAGACATCTCTGCGACAGGCTTCTCAGCCAACCTCTCATCCGCTGCTGCCTCGGTGTTGTTGTGCTGTTCACAACCGCTAAGGCATCCCATCGCAACAAGTAGAAGCAAAGCCAGACCAGAAGTTGCAGCTGGAATGGGAGAAGCGATCACCTCAGCTCTGCGTTGCGTATCCGCTTTCCACCAGATCTCGGAATCGGTCAATATTCGCTTGAAGTTCCTTGGTCACAATTCCACCGAGAATGCTGGGTTCCATCAAGGGGGCAAGAACACCTGGGAGTTCGTAGGTGACGCTGAGTTTTACCGCCGTGAGCTGAGGTTGTTCTGCGTAAAAGCGCACCCCTCCCTTGGTGGGCAAACCTCCCACCGACTCCCAGTGGAGTTGCTGGGCTTCAACTCTCTGAGTGATTCGAGCCTTCCAATGAAAACGGAAACCTTGAGCTGCAAGTGTCCAGTCGGTGAGATCGGGATCGTCGAGGGTCTTAACAGATTCGATCCAACGCATCCACTTGGGCATCGCCTCCAGATCGCTCCAGACATGCCAAACCCGCTCAACGGGAGCCTTGACCTCAGTGGTTACGGAATGTTCGAGCCAACGTCCCATCGGTCAGGCAACTGCGGAGTTCACGGAAAGTCGAGCCGGTTGCCCCAGGATGGCGGCAGCGGCCAGGTGTCCACTCATGGTGGCTCCTTCCATCGAGTCGATGTAATCCTGGCGGGTATAGCTCCCGGCTAGGAAAAAATTGCTGATTGGTGTGCTCTGGTCAGGTCGGTAAGGCTCCATACCCGGCGCTTCTCTGTAGAGGGACTGAGCCAGCTTCACAACATTGCTCCAGGTGAGTGTGAGATTTCCAGCGGATGGGAACAGCTCTCGAACCTGACGATCAGTGTGCTCAACGATCTCTTTGACAGATTTCCGCATCCAGGGATCTCCAGGAGTCAGCACACACTGGAGCAGCGACCCTTCACCGTCTTTGCGGTAATCCTCAGGGCTCGCTAAAGCAAGATCCGCAAAACAACTGAAGTCAGCATCAGCGGTGTAAAGCAGGTTATTCAGCCCGGCTGGCTGACTCAGATCGCGACGACTGACACCATTGCTTTCACCGAGTTCTGTGACCCAGCCGTCGTAACGCAACTGAACAGTGGCAACCGGAACCGCTTCGAGATTGTGAATGGCCTCAAATTGCGGGAAACGGCGCCATTCATCTGGAAGCAAACGCTGGATACCAGGCACATCACAAGCAGCCAAATAGGCATCGGCAACAACATGCTGCTCGCCATCAGGGGTGCCCAGCTTCAGACCCGTCACTTCGGGGTGACTCCCCTCACTGAACTCGACCTGCTTCACAGGGTGGCGGAGGTGCAGCTTGCCTCCTCGCTGCTGGATGTAATCAAGAATTGGACCGGTCAGCCAACGATGGGGTGATCCTTTGAGCAGATTGAGCTTGGAAGCCTCGGTTTTGGCCGCAAACATCATGAAGATGGTCAGCATGCAACGGGCCGAAATCGTCTTGCAATCAATGAAACCAAGCGCGTAAGCGACGGGGTTCCACATCCTGCGGATGCTCTCCGGGCTGCCACCATGGCCCACGAACCAGTCATAAAAACTGACTGAATCCAGCGCTCGGATGGTGCGCATCGCTCCTTCGTAATCGACCAGGCCCCTAACAATCGGGCTGGTGCCAAGGGCTAGAGCATTGCGCAGCTTGTCAATCCAACCCAGCTGGGGGGTGGTGAAAAAGGCTTTAAGACCATTGAAAGGAGCACCGATCGGAAATCGGAAATCCAGTTCCCTCAGGTCTCCACCCTGATTCACAAACAGATGGGTGTGGTCCTTGGGAAGCAGATTGTCGAAAGCGCCCACCTTGCGCATCAGCGCGAACAGGTTCGCGTAATTGAAAAAGAAGACATGCAACCCCATCTCAATGTGGTTGCCATCAGGGTCCACCCAACTGCCCACCTTTCCACCCATGAAGGGACGAGCCTCGTAGAGATTCACCTCATGGCCTGCATCTACCAGATCCACAGCAGCGGAGAGGCCAGCCAGCCCAGAACCCACAATCGCGACCCGCACCGTCATGAGCACAACTGCGAGGACTCTATGAATTGATCAGGCTGAACTGCTTTAGGCAGAACAACAGAAGGATCCATAAAGTAAGTACAGGATCCAGTGCCAGTGCCTCCGATGTCCAGCATCGAAACCACAGCGGAGACTGCGATAGCCAGTCAGTCTCATACCGCAAGAGACGGGAAAGGCATCCTGATTACGGGGCCTGCCATGCAGCAGCTGGCAAGACTGTGCAGCGATCAAGGAAGCCAACAGGTTCTGAGGGTGGGCGTGCGCTCGGGAGGCTGCAGCGGCATGAGTTACACGATGGATTTCGTGCCTGGTGCAGACATTCAGGACGATGATGAGAGATATCAATACGAAGCACCTGATGGCGCCTGCTTCGAAGTGATCTGTGATCCCAAAAGCTTGCTCTACATCTATGGAATGCAGCTGGACTTCAGCACTGCGCTGATCGGTGGCGGCTTCAATTTCACCAACCCCAACGCCACTCAGACCTGCGGCTGCGGAAGCTCCTTCGCCGTTTGATCCTTCAGGGAGCAACAAGCTGCTGTGGGAATCTGAAGACACTGCCCGACCGATCAGCACTCCATGGAGTCCAGCCAGGAAAGTCTCTTCCAGCAGGCGATGAACCGTTACCAGCAAGGAGCTCCCGTGCAGGAGTTACTCGCTGATTTTGAGACCATCACCGCAGCGGCACCTCGCCAGTCAGCAGGCTGGACATGCCTGGCATGGCTGCAGTTGCTAAGTGACCAGTCCGATGAAGCTCTGCGTTCTGCGCGGATGGCGGTCAAGCTGAACAACCAGGATCCTCAGGCCCGCATCAATTTGTGTTTAGCGATGCTGGAAACCAAAGCCAAAGGAGTCAGAGATCAGATTGAAGTGATTCAGCAGGTGCTGGCACTTGCACCTGAAGTGGCTGTTGAGTTGAAGGAATCGATTGAAGACGGTCTCAAACGCCGACCGGAATGGCCGGCACTACTCAAGGTGAAGGCCTGGCTGGAGCTCTGAAGTGAGCCGACTGCTGCTGCTCAGCAACGGCCATGGGGAGGATCTGTCCGGTGCGCTGCTTGGGCAGGCACTTCAGTGCGAAGGCCATGCGGTGGACGCCCTTCCCCTTGTGGGCAAGGGACAGCCTTATCGAGATGCAGGCATCGCACTGATCGGGGGTACCCAAGAATTCAGCACAGGAGGCCTTGGGTACACCAGCTTGCGAGGTCGGCTGACCGAGCTGTTGCAGGGACAAGTCGTCTATCTGCTACGCCGCTTGCTGAGGTTGCTGCGTATCGCTAGGCGTTACGACCAAGTGGTCGTCATTGGAGATGTGATTCCAGTGATGGCCGCTTGGCTCAGCAGACGACCTGTCGCGACCTATCTCGTGGCGTACTCAAGTCACTATGAGGGGAGGTTACGGCTGCCCTGGCCATGTGCTGAATGCTTGCGTAGCCCCCGTTTTCAGGCCGTATTCAGCCGCGACCAGCTCAGTGCGGACGATCTGAGCTCCCAACTGCGCAAGCCCGTCACGTTTCTGGGAAATCCGTTTATGGATCCGATCCTTAGGGACGACAGACGCTTGCCACAGGCACGCCGACGA
Above is a window of Synechococcus sp. BIOS-U3-1 DNA encoding:
- a CDS encoding HesB/IscA family protein, with product MSSIETTAETAIASQSHTARDGKGILITGPAMQQLARLCSDQGSQQVLRVGVRSGGCSGMSYTMDFVPGADIQDDDERYQYEAPDGACFEVICDPKSLLYIYGMQLDFSTALIGGGFNFTNPNATQTCGCGSSFAV
- the zds gene encoding 9,9'-di-cis-zeta-carotene desaturase; protein product: MRVAIVGSGLAGLSAAVDLVDAGHEVNLYEARPFMGGKVGSWVDPDGNHIEMGLHVFFFNYANLFALMRKVGAFDNLLPKDHTHLFVNQGGDLRELDFRFPIGAPFNGLKAFFTTPQLGWIDKLRNALALGTSPIVRGLVDYEGAMRTIRALDSVSFYDWFVGHGGSPESIRRMWNPVAYALGFIDCKTISARCMLTIFMMFAAKTEASKLNLLKGSPHRWLTGPILDYIQQRGGKLHLRHPVKQVEFSEGSHPEVTGLKLGTPDGEQHVVADAYLAACDVPGIQRLLPDEWRRFPQFEAIHNLEAVPVATVQLRYDGWVTELGESNGVSRRDLSQPAGLNNLLYTADADFSCFADLALASPEDYRKDGEGSLLQCVLTPGDPWMRKSVKEIVEHTDRQVRELFPSAGNLTLTWSNVVKLAQSLYREAPGMEPYRPDQSTPISNFFLAGSYTRQDYIDSMEGATMSGHLAAAAILGQPARLSVNSAVA
- a CDS encoding SRPBCC family protein gives rise to the protein MGRWLEHSVTTEVKAPVERVWHVWSDLEAMPKWMRWIESVKTLDDPDLTDWTLAAQGFRFHWKARITQRVEAQQLHWESVGGLPTKGGVRFYAEQPQLTAVKLSVTYELPGVLAPLMEPSILGGIVTKELQANIDRFRDLVESGYATQS